The genome window ACAGTAAAATGTGGCTTGAATCCGAGCCGGCACCAGACTACTTTGTAATCCGACCACGTGTACTCGCCGAGCCCGAAAACGTTGTAGAAAGTGCCCTTATCAAGCCACGTCGAGGATCGATCTTCTAAGGCCTGTCTGTGCGACTTCAGGTACTCATACGTCTTGGGACAGTTGTTCTGTATCTCGGTTTCGTTGTCCTCGTTGGCTTTCTTGATGGGGACGAGGTGTAATTCGTGACCGAACAACCCGTACTTCACCACGTGCTTCGACTTGAGATAGGGGTAGACAAAATCAGGCTCCAGATCGCCGAGTTGGTCTCGATCGATGCTATACACATCCGTTGCGTCGTCTTTAACACCGTGTCGGATGTCGTGTTCACACTCACCAAGAGCCCGGTTTTCTGCATCCTCTCTGACCCACGATGAGGATGGGTCGTCTTCCTCCACTGGAATCATTCCGGTCTCTTCGTGTTTCAACGTCTCTCGCATGACATCAACGTTGGTGAACGAGGGCTTTCCGCTCACTTTCTTCCATGAAGTGGCCACGATTGGAAATTCGGGCTTGCTATCGGCGCGCAGAGTATAGATAGCCGAATGCACCCCCACGTCGTCACCGAACGGCTGCAACCGGTTAAAGTCGTGAACGTGACGAACCGCGACCGGGCGTGAATTCACCCGTTGCGTACGAAGCAAACGTCCTGCCGGCCCCTTCATAATGTCGCGCTTCAGAACGAAGCTGGCATGGCCATTCTTATTGAGATAGTGGTGAATGCATACCCAGATGAACGGCACTGAAATGTCGTCGTTGGCGTGTCCCAGTCGCGTCTCAACACCCTGATGTGGAAGCAAATCCAACTGCTTCACGTACTTTTCTCTCCACGCGTCGCGCACTTGTTCCGAGAGGTTCCCCCACGTAATCCACGGGGGATTCCCAACCAAGTGGTCAACGCTGAGCTCAAGCACCTCACCGCCAAACTGGATCTGATCGTCTCTTGTCAGCTTGAGCGAGTCAGCCAGGAAAACGGGTAGCTCAAGACGATCAACACTGGCCTCCTCGAGGAGAGGGAGCAAAGAGAGAAGATAACTGAGCTTTGCGCTCTTAACTGCTACTGGATTTAGATCGACACCAAACACTGTCTCTGTGATAGCGTCCACGAGTGCCTTCGGTGAGAGGTCGTCTTCCAATGCCTCTCTCTTTTCGTCGATGCACGTGGCAAGGAAAATTCCCGACCCACATCCCGGATCGAGGAATGTGTCTGTCTCATAATCGTTGACAGTGAGTTCTCCCACGGATAGTTGAGCGACCCCGCTGGGTGTGTAGTACTCCCCGAGCTGAAGACGCATCTCGTGGGAGATGATGCTCTCGTAAAGTCCACGTAGAAAATCTAGATCCAGGTTCGCCAGGTCGACCTCACGCATAAATTCGTCGACATGCCGCTCGATGGAGTCCGTGTCAATGATGGTACTATGCAACGATTGGAAGCTGAACGAGAGAGCGTTTGTGTTATAGGTTGCTTCCTGATTGACGACGTGGGACCCAACCTGGCGTTCGACAAACTCGATGATTTGGTCGACAATGAAGTCGTAGTAGAGAGTATCGATGAACAGGCTTTCCCGAGGGTTGGTGATTTCGAGTCCGCTGAAGATGTCCCCGTGGCTGTTGATGAAGAACTGTTCCCACTCAGACTGTGCTTCTTGAAGCCCGTCATCGGATGAAAGTGCCTCTGCCGCGTTTGACGTATAGCGTTCGTATAGACGACTGTTCCTTCCCCACGTGTTGAACATCGATGTGTTACCCGTCATTAGAGAGCGTTGTACTGCCTTGGAACTAATTTTCGTGTCCTATCGTATAAACGTTCGATGAACGCGCGCTTCGACTGTGCCAGGACGTCTTTCACGTGGACTGGACCAAGGGCCATTTGGGTGTGCTCTCGACAGACTGAATCTTCGGCGTGTCCTCGACTAAGAGAATTGACGACGACTGTGTGGGTCGTCTCCCGTTGTAGCTGCGTTCTTGGCAGACCGTCATCAGGAATTACCCTCGATTTCTCGACCAGAAATCTAATACGATTCGTCCGAGGGACTATCTTGCTGAATGAGTACATGCACCAAGTAACTATAGACGGTTTCAGTAACCAGTGTAAGACGTAGGATACTAATTTTGTAAACCATATTTGGTTTCTTCGGTGTCCCGTAGCTATATATGCGCGCTCTGTTTCGAAGTATCTATGCCGATACATCGAAGGGGGCTCCTCGCAGGAATCGGTGGTGGGACTGCAGTAGGACTCGCTGGATGTACAGCACTCGGTGGTGATGACGTCGATTCTGGGCCAGAAATTGTCGGCGAGACGCTAACGCTCTCGACGACGACGAGCACGTACCATACAGGCCTTCTCGACGAACTCAACGTCGCGTTCGAGGACCGCTACGGCGTCACGGTCGACACTGTCCCGCAGGGAACGGGCGCGGCGATCCAGACCGGACGGAGCGGTGATTCTGACGTAGTAATGGTACACGCTCGCTCGCAGGAGGACGAGTTCATGGCCGACGGCTACGGCATCAATCGTCGCGAGATCATGTTCAACGACTTCATCATCATCGGTGACCCCGATGATCCTGCTGAAATCTCCGGCGGTGACGATGCCGTCGAAGCGTTCGTCCGAATCGCCGACTCGGACTCGATGTTCGTCTCACGCGGGGACGACTCAGGAACGCATACACGAGAACTCGAGATCTGGGAAGAAGCGGGATTCGAGGATGGGAATTTTGGCGAGTGGTATCGGGAAGCCGGAGGGGGAATGGGCGAAGTGGTCATACAGACTGGTCAACGCGGAGGATACACACTCGCTGACCGAGGGACGTATCTCTCGATGAGCAACGAGAGTGACCTCGAGATCCACGTCGAAGGGCCGGTCGAGGATGGGCCAGAAATACTGGCAAATCCGTACGGAATCTTCGCGATCAATCCAGAGATCCACGACACCGTCGACTACGGCCTCGCGATGGCGTACATCGGATTCATCACGAGCCTCGAAGGGCAGGCGATCATCGAGGGGTACACCGTGGAGGGCGAACAACTGTTCTTCCCCGAAGCACTCACAGAAGACCCGAACTTCGAACAGTACGTTCCTGAAGGCTGGGACGGTTCAGATAGTAACGAATAAGATCGATTGCCAATGCCACTCGGGCTCCCAATACACGCTCCATTGATCGTCGAGTTCCCGTTCGAGTGGAACTACATTCGGAGTATCATCGAGGTGTCGCTCTACGTGAGCGTGACGGCCGTCGTGCTCAGTACGCTCGTCAGCCTGCCAGTCGCATTGCTGGTCGGATTCAAAGAGTTCCCCGGAAAGACGCTCCTTACGTCGATTATCAATACGGGAATGGGCTTTCCAAGCGTCGTCGTCGGCTTGCTCGTGTTGTTCACGGTCTCCAACGAAGGACCGCTTGGATCGTGGGACCTCGTGTTCACACCCGAGGCGATGATCATGTCGCAGTTCGTTCTCGCAGCCCCGGTGATCACCGGTGTCTGCCTCGCTGCGGTAAGCAGTGTCGAGCAGAACGTCCGCGACGCGGCGTACGCCATGGGCGGGACGCGATTCGACGTTGCACTGGTGACGATCAAAGAGGCTCGCTACGGAATTGCCACGGCAGTACTGGCGGGATTCGGACGGGCGATTAGCGAAGTCGGGGGCGTCCTCATCGTCGGCGGCAACATCGCGGGTTCGGACGGCACCTCCTACACGCGGACGCTCACGACTGCGATCCAGCTCGAGGCACAGCAGGGTCGATTCGAGACGGCGATGATACTCGGCGCAATTCTCGTCGTCCTCGTGTTGATCGTCAATGCAATCGTCGTTCGCCTTGGAAACGGAGGTGGCCGGTACGAATGACACTCGAAGCCAGGGGAATACACCACGGGTACGGGAACGAACCTGTGCTCGAAGATGTCTCGCTGTCGGTGACGCCTGGAGAGGTCGTCGCGATTATCGGCCCGTCCGGCGTTGGAAAGTCGACGCTCTTGCGGCTGCTCGCGCTCTTTGACGCGCCAAACCGGGGCTCGATCGAGTACGAAAACGAAGACGTCTGGCAACTCTCAAAACAACGGCAACTCGAGTACCGCCGACGAATCGGAATGGTCTTTCAGGAGGCGAGTCTCTTCGATGCGAGCGTTCGTCGAAACGTCGAGTATGGACTGCGGGTCCGACAACCGTGGGCCGATCGGCTCCGCCACGAACTCTCGAGTCTCGTCGGGAGGCGTAACGGAACGGGTGAGGTGATGGAGGCACTCGAAGCCGTCGGGCTACGAGAACTGGCTGATCAGGACGCGTCGTCGCTCTCCGGCGGGGAGGCACAACGGGTCGCGTTCGCTCGTGCGTTAGCGTACGAACCGGACGTTTTGCTCCTCGACGAGCCGACGTCGGATCTCGATCCACGAAACACGGCAGTTATCGAAGAGGCCGTTTTTCAGGCGAAAGATCGTGGCATCGGCGTCGCTATCGCGACACATGATATGCATCAGGCCGAACGAGTCGCTGACCGGGTTGCAGTACTCCTCGGAGACGGCATTATCGAAATCGGTGCCACGGATCACATTTTCGAGGATCCGACTGACGAACGCACGCAGAAATTCATCGAGGGGGAACTAGTATACTAAGTGATGCTATCCGATGACTCGGCCTCGCTGTCTACGCACTGATACACGTAACAGATGGAAAACCCCCTGCACGAACCACTCACACATGACTATAGAAAAAGGGTACAAAGCTGAACTGACGGTCGACGATATCACGATCGATCGGCGTGACATCGAGATGCTCGAATCGATCGACCAGCATGGATCGTTGCACGCAGCAGCCGAGTCACTTGGCCGGTCGTACGCCCACCTCCAGCGGCGAGTCGTCGAACTCGAGGCCGTCCTCGGAGCGCTGACGGTGCGACGCCGTGGTGGAAAAGGTGGTGGTGGAACCGATCTCACGGAAACAGCACGCGAGGTCTTGCAGCAGTTCGAACGCCACCAGACTGAACTCGAAGGCGTTGCCCGAGTGACCGAGTCAGTCTTTACCGAAACGGTCCAGAACCGGACTGGAGAACTTGGAACAGTAGCGACGGCTGCCGGCCCGGTCGTTGTGCTCGTACCAGATGGGGTGACGACCGTTCAGGTTACTGTTCGATCCGATACAGTCGTCCTTTCTGATCCTACAGTGGGCGACAAAGAGAAGCAGACGAGCTTTCGGAACCAGTTTCTGGGAACCGTCTCGTCGATCGAAACCGCAGAAGCAGTCGCCAACGTGACGCTCGAACTCGAGGGCGGAATAGAACTTCAAACGCTCATCACGCACTCGAGTCTGCGCTCGTTGGCGATCGAGATGGGGAATCCGATCCATGCCTCGTTTAAAGCGACAGCAGCTCGTGCAATCCCTCTCGAGAACGAGTCATAACTATAGTGACAACTACAACGGAGTACATATCGATCGCACTGTCCGCGGTTCTCGTTCGGATTGTCGGTCCGAACCGCGCTCTACTCGCGCGGTCGTGTGTGCGCTGACGTTCAGTGGCTACTATCGTTTCTGTAGGTACCTATCTGATACATCATACAACGACTGTGTATTGGAGGTGACTGTCTTCGCCGTGACGGTGAGCAACTTCGTAGAGCTTTGGGGAATCACGGTTCGTAGAGTCTTGGGGATGCACGAAGAGAACCGATGGCGGAGTTTGCGTCAGCGGCTGACCGTCTCGAGATGACAGTCGAGACGTCGACGGCCACACTGGGGACTGCTCAATTCGAGTGCTGGCCACTCGCGGTTGGCGTCACGAGTCCGAGAAGGACTGTCAGTCCGGCCAGCGCTGCAAGTGCCAGAAACGCTTCGTCGAAGAACCCGCGATCGGCTGCCGCTCCAACGAGCACCGGGCTGATTGCGCCGACGGTAAACGAGATGGTCCGAAGGATACCGAACCCGGTTCCCTGGATGTCTTCGGGGAGTGCGAGAATCAGGTGTGTCTGGGTGACCGTCGCAAAGCCGAGCAACGAACTCAAAAACACCGTCACGGCAGCGAGTGGCCAAAAGCTCTCGAGTCGGGTGAGAATTACGAGGCCGACGGCAGCAACTCCCATTACGAACAGCAGCGTCCGTGCGACGCCGACACGATCGTAGGCCGCCCCCGAAAGCGGCTGGATCACGACGCCGAGCGCGAAGAAGAGTCCAAACAGGACGCCAGCGAGGGTCGCAGAGAGCCCTTTCTCGTCAATCAGATATGTCGGGTAAAATCCCGTAAACGCCTGCCAGACCGTTACACCGAGCAACAGCAATCCGGTGCCGTAGACGACCGGCGGCGTATGGAGGCCGGAGAGGACGGTTCGAGCG of Natrarchaeobaculum sulfurireducens contains these proteins:
- a CDS encoding N-6 DNA methylase, giving the protein MTGNTSMFNTWGRNSRLYERYTSNAAEALSSDDGLQEAQSEWEQFFINSHGDIFSGLEITNPRESLFIDTLYYDFIVDQIIEFVERQVGSHVVNQEATYNTNALSFSFQSLHSTIIDTDSIERHVDEFMREVDLANLDLDFLRGLYESIISHEMRLQLGEYYTPSGVAQLSVGELTVNDYETDTFLDPGCGSGIFLATCIDEKREALEDDLSPKALVDAITETVFGVDLNPVAVKSAKLSYLLSLLPLLEEASVDRLELPVFLADSLKLTRDDQIQFGGEVLELSVDHLVGNPPWITWGNLSEQVRDAWREKYVKQLDLLPHQGVETRLGHANDDISVPFIWVCIHHYLNKNGHASFVLKRDIMKGPAGRLLRTQRVNSRPVAVRHVHDFNRLQPFGDDVGVHSAIYTLRADSKPEFPIVATSWKKVSGKPSFTNVDVMRETLKHEETGMIPVEEDDPSSSWVREDAENRALGECEHDIRHGVKDDATDVYSIDRDQLGDLEPDFVYPYLKSKHVVKYGLFGHELHLVPIKKANEDNETEIQNNCPKTYEYLKSHRQALEDRSSTWLDKGTFYNVFGLGEYTWSDYKVVWCRLGFKPHFTVVSTVDDEDLGEKMVVPGDHFMFISTDDEYEAHFLCGLLNSSIYQKSIKGIASEGKSSLSKTVVSKLELPEYKQTEDSERLAELSMEAHEIVPQHTNVSKRKYNKKTIEELEIVQAKIDELVEEMLSEGSLFPDVGQSTLASY
- a CDS encoding substrate-binding domain-containing protein produces the protein MPIHRRGLLAGIGGGTAVGLAGCTALGGDDVDSGPEIVGETLTLSTTTSTYHTGLLDELNVAFEDRYGVTVDTVPQGTGAAIQTGRSGDSDVVMVHARSQEDEFMADGYGINRREIMFNDFIIIGDPDDPAEISGGDDAVEAFVRIADSDSMFVSRGDDSGTHTRELEIWEEAGFEDGNFGEWYREAGGGMGEVVIQTGQRGGYTLADRGTYLSMSNESDLEIHVEGPVEDGPEILANPYGIFAINPEIHDTVDYGLAMAYIGFITSLEGQAIIEGYTVEGEQLFFPEALTEDPNFEQYVPEGWDGSDSNE
- a CDS encoding ABC transporter permease codes for the protein MPLGLPIHAPLIVEFPFEWNYIRSIIEVSLYVSVTAVVLSTLVSLPVALLVGFKEFPGKTLLTSIINTGMGFPSVVVGLLVLFTVSNEGPLGSWDLVFTPEAMIMSQFVLAAPVITGVCLAAVSSVEQNVRDAAYAMGGTRFDVALVTIKEARYGIATAVLAGFGRAISEVGGVLIVGGNIAGSDGTSYTRTLTTAIQLEAQQGRFETAMILGAILVVLVLIVNAIVVRLGNGGGRYE
- a CDS encoding amino acid ABC transporter ATP-binding protein codes for the protein MTLEARGIHHGYGNEPVLEDVSLSVTPGEVVAIIGPSGVGKSTLLRLLALFDAPNRGSIEYENEDVWQLSKQRQLEYRRRIGMVFQEASLFDASVRRNVEYGLRVRQPWADRLRHELSSLVGRRNGTGEVMEALEAVGLRELADQDASSLSGGEAQRVAFARALAYEPDVLLLDEPTSDLDPRNTAVIEEAVFQAKDRGIGVAIATHDMHQAERVADRVAVLLGDGIIEIGATDHIFEDPTDERTQKFIEGELVY
- a CDS encoding TOBE domain-containing protein, producing MTIEKGYKAELTVDDITIDRRDIEMLESIDQHGSLHAAAESLGRSYAHLQRRVVELEAVLGALTVRRRGGKGGGGTDLTETAREVLQQFERHQTELEGVARVTESVFTETVQNRTGELGTVATAAGPVVVLVPDGVTTVQVTVRSDTVVLSDPTVGDKEKQTSFRNQFLGTVSSIETAEAVANVTLELEGGIELQTLITHSSLRSLAIEMGNPIHASFKATAARAIPLENES